CGTTTGGCCATTTCCCGCACTGTCACCTCCACAGCTCCCAGGCTTGACCGCTCCTAAAGCCCTCCCTGCAAACAACTACCCTCCATGACCTCTAGTCACTCCCGGTTAAGCAATACCGGCAGATTCGCCGCATGGATCGGCTTGCTTCTCTTCCTGCTCGTCAGCCTGATACTGATCGGCCAGTTCATCGGACTCGCCAGCAGCCTTTGCGCTTCGTTGGCAGTCATCAGTTGGGGCGTCCTTATCTGGATCTGCTCGCTGCGATTCGCCGGGCTGATCGTCGCTCTCACCGCTTTCATCGCTACGATCGGATACATCGCCCAGAGGCCATCCAACGATCGCGACTGGAAACCGGAGATCGCTCGCCTGCCGCGTTTCGAGATCGCCGACAAAACGCTATCACTCACTAACCTTCGAGACTTTCGATGGCGTTCAGTCAACGAATACGAAGAGCGCTGGGTGGATACGAACTACCAACTGGACGAGCTAAGGACTCTCGACGTTTTCGTGGTTCCGTTCGGACCCGCCGATCTCATGGCTCATGTGATGCTCAGCTTCGGTTTCGCAGACGGAAGGCGACTCGCCCTCTCAGTGGAAACGCGCCTCGAAAAGGACGAACACTATAGCCTGATCGGAGGAGCAGCTCGACAGCTCGAGCTGATCTACCTCTTCGGCGCTGAAGCGGACCTGCTGGGGCTTCGCATCTTCCATCGTGGAAACCGGGTCTACCGTTTCCCTTTGAAAACAACGCCGGATTTCGCCCGAGACCTGCTGCTCGATCTTTGCGCATCCGCCAATCAACTACACGAGCGCCCTCAATTCTACGCCACCCTGCGACACAACTGCACCACAACCCTTCTTCGCCACGTGGATCGCATCCATCCTGATCCCATTGGCTTTAGAAAAGAAATCCTTTTCCCCGCACACCTCGGAGAGCTCCTCCACCGTCTCGACTATCTGGATACCGATCTCGATTGGCCCGCCGCCCAAGAAGCCTTTCGCATCGACGAACGCGTCCGCCATAGCGGGGATCTCACAAACCTGTCCGATACCCTGTAAAACAAAGACTGAACTCTTTCGGAACCTAACAACGCCCCACCCCCTCCCTACGCCCTCTCTTCGCCTGCCTCTCGACCGAGGAGCGCCGCTTCATGCCACCGACTTTATCTAATGAACGCTTGAAGTCGCATTCGCCACAACCCCTGCCCTCGAAGCCATCGCCCAGATCCAAACGCAAAAGGAAAGCGCAGCCGAAGGCTTCGTCATCGAGCCTCCAAGTTCGATCAAAGCCAGGATAGAAGAAACGCCCAAACCGTCGCCGACTCGCTCCCAGCAGGTTGCAGAGACAAACCCAGCTGGGATCTTCTCAACAAGCGGTTGCACAAGCGGAATCCCATGTTCCTAACTAAGTAATTCCCGTTTTTTCATATTGATCGAAAGACCTAGCACGCTATCATGACCACGCCCAAGCTGATTGCAGGGCACGTCCGTATGAACCCCATTCGCGCTTCCGTCCTCCTCCTTGCCGCTTTCATCGCCACTGTTTGTTTCTTCGTATCAACAAGCGAAGACGAACCAGAGCAGCCTACCTCAACCAGGCAGCTGTCGGACAATCAACCGGTCGCGTCTTCCAGTTCCCCAAATGCTGGTCTGGTTTCGACCTCTTCCGTAGCGCCCGCAGCAACAGACTCGGGCATCGGAAACCTCCTTCGCGCCGTTCCCGAACTCTCCAGACACATTCTCAGCCGAGTGGGGAACGTCGAACTCGCAGCCACCGGCGAGTCAGGCAGAGCGCTCCTCTTCAAACCGCACGCCTCCCCGGGCAACCAAATCGTCAGAGTTGAGCTTCCAGAAAAACGCGATTCCGCGCGCTCGCCCATCCACCTCATGGCGGCGAACCGAATCGTCGTTCACCCTGCCCCCAACACCTCCGAAAGCGAGGGACTTGCTCTCGCCCGCAAGCTCAATGGTCAAGTGGTTGGGCGCGATAAGCTAACTGATGCCTTCCTCATCGAATTTCCCGGATACGAGGATCTCTCCACACTCCCTCGTCTCGTATCCAGCCTCCCGTCGGAGGAATCTTGGATCGCTTTCGCCGAACCCGATTTCCTCTACCGAATGGCCAGGGTTCCCAACGATCCAGATTACTCCAGACAAAAGGCCATGGACAGCCAATCCACCGCGCCGGGAAACATCCACTCTGCCATCAACGCCAGCGCCGGCTGGGATACGCGCACCTCCGCCGCTTCCCAAATCGTCGCTGTCATTGATACAGGAATACAGCTAGCCAACCCAGACCTCAAGAACAACCTTTGGAGCAACCGACTTGAAAAGGTAGACGGAATCGACAACGACGGAAACGGCTACATCGACGACATTCACGGCATCAATCTGATCGATAAGAACCAGCTCCCCGACGACACCGACGGACACGGCACCGCCGTCGCAGGCCTCATCGGCGCCAGCGGCAACAACCGCTACGCCATCGCCGGTGTCGCTTGGCAAGTCCAGCTCATGCCCATTCGCATCTTCGGAGAGGATGGCTTCGCAGCTTCTTCCGATGCAGCGACGGCTATCCTCTACGCCGTCAACCACGGAGCCAAAATCATAAACGCAAGTTGGGGAGGCGAAAGCGATAGCCTGCTCCTCAAACGCGCCATCGAGCGCGCCAACGATGCCGGCGCTCTCTTTGTCGCCTCAGCCGGAAACGAGTCGCAGGATATCGAATACGCTCCCACCTACCCAGCCAGCTACCAAATTCCCAACATCCTCACCGTCGCCGCCACAACGCTCTACGGGAACCTTGCCAGCTTCTCAAACAGCAACGAAAGCCTCGTGCACATCGCCGCCCCGGGCGAGAATCTCATTTCCCTCTCCATCAAACCCGGCCAAACCACAGCGCTGTTCTCCGGCACCTCCTTCTCCGCTCCACTCGTCAGCGGCATCGCAGCACTCGCTCGAGAACAATTCGGGCCGGAATCTCCCGAAGCCCTCAAACGGCGCATCCTCGTGTCCGCACGCGTTTACGAGGAACGAGTCATCCCCCAAACCCTCAGTCGCGGACATGCCGACCTCGACCGCGTCCTACGCGAAATCAAGTCGTCTCCAAAAAACGACGACAGAGAAAACGCCATCGAGCTCACCCCTCTAAACGATCGCCACTCCGGCAACACCTCCCTCGCGGGCACACAGAAGAACGAACCCCTCCCCGACAGCTCCAGCGCCTGGGGCACCGTTTGGTACTCCGCAAAACCTGACACAGATTCGCCATTTCGGATCAGGGTCTCCGACCAAGGTCCAGACACCGTGATCAGCTTCTTCGCCGGCGATGAATTGACTCCCATCGAAGCAACGGTCCTCGAAGACTCCGACTACATGGCTCGATTCGAGCTATCCGCCGAAAGCGAGGAGACGATCTACATCCAAATCGCTGCCAAACGACTCATCTGGTTTCAGATCGCCCTCGAAACGATTCCCCAAAACGACAACTTCGCCCAATCCATCCCCATCTCCCTAGAGCCTTTTGCTGTTTCCGCCAACAGCCTCTACGCGACAAGCGAAAACGACGAACCTAGCTACAACGGCGAAGGCTCCGTCTGGTGGACCTATCTCGCCCAAGAAGACGGTCAACTCCAGCTCTCCACAGCAGGGAGCGACTTCGATTCCCTTCTCCACGTTTACACTGGCCAGGCTCTCTCATCCCTACGGACCATCGCCTTCAACGACGACGTCGACCTTTCCGCCACTCACAGCGAACTCGTCATCGATGTGCAAAAAGGCGGTAGCTACCACATCCGCGTCTCCGGGAAAGGCTCTCATCCTCACCACGCGAAACTGAGCGGTCGACTCCTTCGCAAACCGCTATTCGTCGAACTCCCCAGCGACACCACCCTCCCCATCGGCGCCCAAGCCTCCTTCCGAGGCCGCGCTCTAGGGCCGCGCCCCATCACCTATCAATGGTACTTCAAAGGTACGCCCATTCCCGGAGCCGACTCGCCGCTTCTCATCATCGAAGCCATCGACGAGTCCGACGTCGGCGAATACACCTTGGTGGCCACTTCACCCGCGGGAAAGACCTCTAGTCCGCCCGCAAGACTTGCCCTCCTTGGCCAGGCGCCCGAATTCGCCCTCCAGCCTCGCTCGGGCGACTTTCCACAATCGAGCGACATCACGCTCGCCGCCTTTCTCAAGAATCCCTCCGGAGCCTCCTACCAATGGTATAAAGACGACGCCCCGATAACAGGAGCCAATGCCAACTCCTTCCTCATCGAAAACGCCGAGGCATCCGACTCCGCTACCTACCACCTCGTCGCGACCAATCCCAACGGCAGCATTCAAAGCGCATCCGCCATCATCACCGTCGGCGACGAGCAAGATTTCCTCTGGCGCCCCATCTTCGACGACGACTCTGTGCGAGACATAGTCGGCATCGTCCAGATCCACGGACAAGCCACCTGGTTCGCAGCCGCCTACGATCGACTTTGGCAATCCACTGACGGTTTCAGCTGGGAAGAAGCAAACATCCAGATCGATGGCCAACCTACCGGACCGGGCGAGTTCGCCAGCGTTCGGAAAGTGATGTATGGAAATGGGAAATACATCGTCGCTTTCGACTCCGTGTGGGCCGTCGGCGCTTCACTTGAAAAGCTCGTCATGGTCAAAAGCCCTGATACCAGAAACCGAGTTCGTGCCTACAACGGCGCCTTCCTCAACGGCTACTTCTACGCCTGGCAAAATCAGTCCCAACAACTCTCCCGTTCACTTGACGGCGTCATCTGGGAGAACCTCCCTGCCCGCATCTTCCGCCCTAAAGACATCATCGCCAACCCCGCCCAAAGCGCATTCGGCGTCATCCAATCCGATGCCTTCCACTTTTCCACCGACATGGAAAACTGGGCCGAATACGCCCTCCCCTACGTTACCGCATGGAACACGCCGCTCTTGCACGACGGGACGCGCTTCGTCGTCGCCCTCGGTGGCGGAAGGATCTATTCCACACCAAACGGCAAGAGCTGGACCCAACACACACCGCTTCCCGAAGGCGAAGGCTCTATCATGTCCAGCGCGTATTCTAAGGGCAAATACATCATGCTCAGAAGCGACGGGCTTTTCGTTTCCTCCGATTTGCAGACGTGGGACTTCACCCCCTTCGAAGCCTATAACATCGAAACCCTATACGCCCAAGACGGCATCCTGATCGGCGACGGCATTTCTATCAATCCCGCCCGCCTGCTCAATTCCACCCAAACCGACTTCGCCCCGCCCATCATCCTCCCCCAAAGGATGAGTCCATACTATCGGCTTTCTCCAGGCACCCGACTCACCCTCTCCGTGGAGGTTCAGCGAACGATCGCACCCATCGACCGTGTGGAGTTCCTCCACAATGGACAGCCCTTCGCTACTCTAACCCAATCGCCCTACGCCACAACCTGGCGCGCGGAGAAAAAAGGGACTCAGAGCATCGAAGCCGTCGTTTACGATTCCGAGGGGCGAGCATCCCGCACCGCTTCCACCATCACTGTCATCGCCCCTCAGACCGCTCTCGACCCCAGCCAGGGCGTGCCTAGCGGGGCCTACGAACTCGTCGAAGCCTTCGGCTCCATGTTCGCATCCGGTGGCGAACCTTTTCTGTATCGACTAAACAACGACAACTCCTGGATCCCGCACAAGTCGTTCTCCGAGTCCGCCATCAGAAAAGTCTTCGCCTTCCACGACAGTCTCTATGTCTTCGCCGGTCCCCACCTCTATCGTACCACTGACGGCGACAATTGGGAACTTACGCTCAGCCATATCGAAGACTCGGAGATTCACCTCACCAACACTTGGCTGATCGTCTCCCGTCGTGACGACTCGTTGGAGGCTTGGTTCACCAGCGACGGCGAATCCTGGATACGCTCCCAGACAGAAAACCACTTCATCTACGGGGCTCTCAACGACACCCTCGTGTGCAAAGTAAATCTCTCGAACAAAATTGGACTCCTAGCTCCTGGACAGAAACTCCGCCTTGCGAATCTGCCTCCCAACGCGAACGTGCAAGACACCTGCACCGATGGCCTGTGGTTCTATATTGGCTACAACTCACGCAACGAGGACTATCAATACCAAATATCTCGTACCCGTGATTTCAATACATGGGAGAGCATAGCATCTATAGACGGCAACTACCTAGACTATGCCAACAACCTATTTACCCTCGCGGGGGGCAAGCTTTCCAGCGACCTGCAAAATTGGATAGAACTCGGCTTCAGCTTCAGCGATGCTCTTAAGACCGAAGACGCCTATCTCCTGGCCGTCAACGGCGATATCCTCAGATCCGTAAATGGGGTCCAATGGGATACCGTCCTCGAAGGACATGTCGACCGGCTAATGGAAACCAGCCATGGTTTCTTCGCCTGGACAAACGACTATTCCCAATCCGGCCAGGGCATCTACCATTCGCTCGATGGCATCCAGTGGGCCACCCTTCAGGAAACACCGGTAGTCGCCTGGGAACCCTACACCGACATCGCCTTCGGAAACGATCGCTACGTCGCCGCCGGTGAAAAACAGGCCATTTCGTTCGACGGACGCGCCTGGACGCCACTCGACAAATCAATCGGACTCGGCGAATCCGTCGCATTCGGAAACGACCGCTTCCTCGCCTCGACCAAAGGACAAACGCACCTCAGCGTTGCATCTAGCGAAGACGGCAGAAGCTGGACCATCCACAAAGTAAACGAAACGGAAAACTCCCGTCCCATTCTTACCTATCTCGAAAAAGCGAACGCTTTCTTCCTCTACGACGATCAAGCAAAGACGCTTCTCAAATCCAAAACCGGCCAAAGCTGGTCCACCGTCACCAACCGACCTATCTACAACGCGTATCTGATAGACAACTACATCGCGATCCACTACGAAGACGATTTCTCCACCCAATTTACTATCGATGGAACGACGTGGAGAAAGACAGATCGCATCGCCCAATCATTCGCCCACGGTTATTACTATAGTCAAAACTACGTTTCTGCCAATGGCGCCAACTGGGAGCTAATAGAGTCGTTCCAGCTCCACAGCGACTCCGGACCTAAGATCCCTCTTCGCGATGGCTCGCTTCTTATCAAGTCAGCCTCCGAGATCGACGGCCTCAACCTTTTATATAAAACACGAAACGGAAAATTCGAGAAATGGGTCCTTGCGGATATCAACGACTACGGATTCGGCCACTTCTACCTCAACGGCATCAACTTCCTTCTCGGAAACGAAATCCGGCAAATCACCACCGACGACCTGTTCCTGAAACAGATCAAATTGTCCTCCCCAGCGATCGAGGCCAAGGTCGGCGATACTCTGCCGCTTCGCTTGGAAATTGAAAACCAAGGGCTTGTCGACATCGATCTCGATGGCATGCTTCTCGAGTCCCGCCTCATCCAAACGGAAAACGGATTCCAGTCCGAAGGGTTCACTCTCGCCAGCGAACCTCTCCCTCAAACAGCCCTTCCGGTCGGAGAGACCAAATTCCTCGACCTAGAGATCGAAATCCCTCCCGGCGTTCACCCAGGCGCCTACCACCTCTCCGCCCTCCTCAACCCGCAGCAAACCATCCCAGAATACTCGATCGACAACAACTACGCCCGCGACGACGACTCTCTCATCACCCTCCCGCAAGGCTCCCTCTCCATCACCGTTATCGGAAACGGTGACGTCGCCATCACTCCCGATCGAAATCAATACGCCATCGGTGACACCATCATCCTCACCGCCCTTCCTCACCCCAAACATCGACTCAAGTCGGCCACCGGGCCGACCATCGAAAGGCAAAACCTCTACGCCGCCACCATCGAAGCCCAAACATCCGTCACCTTCGAATTCGAAGAGGCACTCTACACCATTTCGATCACTGGCAGCCCTCACGGAACCATCGAAGTCGATCCCCTAAAAGAAACGTATCTGGAAGGCGAATACGTAACGGTCAAAGCGACTCCGCACCCCAATCATACCTTCATCCGCTGGCGAACCGGGCTCGATTCCCCCGAGCAAGAGCAGACTTTCGCCATCCGTAGCAACATCGAGCTATCCGCCCTCTTCGGACAAAGCTACGCCCAGTGGACTCAAACCTCTTTCACCGAGGAACAACGAGCTGACGAATCCACTATCGCCACCTCCGCCGACCCAGACCACGACAACATAAACAACCTCTGGGAATACCTCACAGGCCAAGACCCAAACTCAACATCGCTAATAAAACCGATCGAGTGGAGCCTGTCGGAGGAAACGCTCACCATCAACTTCCGCTACAGCATCTTGGCCTCGGACTATACGGTTCAACTCCAAACAACAGAAGACGGGAAAGCGTGGATAAAACCCACCGGAGCCATCATCTTTTCCGACCTATCCGCGACGGAAGTTGTCGGCCAGCTATCCATCCCAATATCCGAACACGATCACCTACTGGTCAGGCTCGCCGCAACGCCAGAAGAGTTGAATGAACCGTGATAGCGGGTTTTCGCAGGGCGCGAGCGACCTGTATAAATTACGTACAGTGAACCCCAGGTCGACACCGCTCAACGAGCTCATGGTCAAGGGAACTGAATCCCGACGAGTGAGCGTTACTTTTAGAAAGACGCAAAGGTAGGGCGTGACCGCCGGGCACGCCGCACAAGCCTCCATCCGGAAAGCGCCCGTTCAAACGAAGAATACCGACTAACGATTCGTCGACCCCCTTTTTGAACTCGAAAAATCACGTATAGGCCAATAGCGATTCTAACATCCCTTTATGATCCAAATATCTATGCTCCCTAGGCTCTACTCGCGCCTTAACAACGGACCGAGTCTGAACACCCGACCTGTAGAAATCTACAATCTCGAGACCCAAGTGAGCGATAAGG
The DNA window shown above is from Pelagicoccus sp. SDUM812003 and carries:
- a CDS encoding DUF4105 domain-containing protein yields the protein MTSSHSRLSNTGRFAAWIGLLLFLLVSLILIGQFIGLASSLCASLAVISWGVLIWICSLRFAGLIVALTAFIATIGYIAQRPSNDRDWKPEIARLPRFEIADKTLSLTNLRDFRWRSVNEYEERWVDTNYQLDELRTLDVFVVPFGPADLMAHVMLSFGFADGRRLALSVETRLEKDEHYSLIGGAARQLELIYLFGAEADLLGLRIFHRGNRVYRFPLKTTPDFARDLLLDLCASANQLHERPQFYATLRHNCTTTLLRHVDRIHPDPIGFRKEILFPAHLGELLHRLDYLDTDLDWPAAQEAFRIDERVRHSGDLTNLSDTL
- a CDS encoding S8 family serine peptidase, which encodes MTTPKLIAGHVRMNPIRASVLLLAAFIATVCFFVSTSEDEPEQPTSTRQLSDNQPVASSSSPNAGLVSTSSVAPAATDSGIGNLLRAVPELSRHILSRVGNVELAATGESGRALLFKPHASPGNQIVRVELPEKRDSARSPIHLMAANRIVVHPAPNTSESEGLALARKLNGQVVGRDKLTDAFLIEFPGYEDLSTLPRLVSSLPSEESWIAFAEPDFLYRMARVPNDPDYSRQKAMDSQSTAPGNIHSAINASAGWDTRTSAASQIVAVIDTGIQLANPDLKNNLWSNRLEKVDGIDNDGNGYIDDIHGINLIDKNQLPDDTDGHGTAVAGLIGASGNNRYAIAGVAWQVQLMPIRIFGEDGFAASSDAATAILYAVNHGAKIINASWGGESDSLLLKRAIERANDAGALFVASAGNESQDIEYAPTYPASYQIPNILTVAATTLYGNLASFSNSNESLVHIAAPGENLISLSIKPGQTTALFSGTSFSAPLVSGIAALAREQFGPESPEALKRRILVSARVYEERVIPQTLSRGHADLDRVLREIKSSPKNDDRENAIELTPLNDRHSGNTSLAGTQKNEPLPDSSSAWGTVWYSAKPDTDSPFRIRVSDQGPDTVISFFAGDELTPIEATVLEDSDYMARFELSAESEETIYIQIAAKRLIWFQIALETIPQNDNFAQSIPISLEPFAVSANSLYATSENDEPSYNGEGSVWWTYLAQEDGQLQLSTAGSDFDSLLHVYTGQALSSLRTIAFNDDVDLSATHSELVIDVQKGGSYHIRVSGKGSHPHHAKLSGRLLRKPLFVELPSDTTLPIGAQASFRGRALGPRPITYQWYFKGTPIPGADSPLLIIEAIDESDVGEYTLVATSPAGKTSSPPARLALLGQAPEFALQPRSGDFPQSSDITLAAFLKNPSGASYQWYKDDAPITGANANSFLIENAEASDSATYHLVATNPNGSIQSASAIITVGDEQDFLWRPIFDDDSVRDIVGIVQIHGQATWFAAAYDRLWQSTDGFSWEEANIQIDGQPTGPGEFASVRKVMYGNGKYIVAFDSVWAVGASLEKLVMVKSPDTRNRVRAYNGAFLNGYFYAWQNQSQQLSRSLDGVIWENLPARIFRPKDIIANPAQSAFGVIQSDAFHFSTDMENWAEYALPYVTAWNTPLLHDGTRFVVALGGGRIYSTPNGKSWTQHTPLPEGEGSIMSSAYSKGKYIMLRSDGLFVSSDLQTWDFTPFEAYNIETLYAQDGILIGDGISINPARLLNSTQTDFAPPIILPQRMSPYYRLSPGTRLTLSVEVQRTIAPIDRVEFLHNGQPFATLTQSPYATTWRAEKKGTQSIEAVVYDSEGRASRTASTITVIAPQTALDPSQGVPSGAYELVEAFGSMFASGGEPFLYRLNNDNSWIPHKSFSESAIRKVFAFHDSLYVFAGPHLYRTTDGDNWELTLSHIEDSEIHLTNTWLIVSRRDDSLEAWFTSDGESWIRSQTENHFIYGALNDTLVCKVNLSNKIGLLAPGQKLRLANLPPNANVQDTCTDGLWFYIGYNSRNEDYQYQISRTRDFNTWESIASIDGNYLDYANNLFTLAGGKLSSDLQNWIELGFSFSDALKTEDAYLLAVNGDILRSVNGVQWDTVLEGHVDRLMETSHGFFAWTNDYSQSGQGIYHSLDGIQWATLQETPVVAWEPYTDIAFGNDRYVAAGEKQAISFDGRAWTPLDKSIGLGESVAFGNDRFLASTKGQTHLSVASSEDGRSWTIHKVNETENSRPILTYLEKANAFFLYDDQAKTLLKSKTGQSWSTVTNRPIYNAYLIDNYIAIHYEDDFSTQFTIDGTTWRKTDRIAQSFAHGYYYSQNYVSANGANWELIESFQLHSDSGPKIPLRDGSLLIKSASEIDGLNLLYKTRNGKFEKWVLADINDYGFGHFYLNGINFLLGNEIRQITTDDLFLKQIKLSSPAIEAKVGDTLPLRLEIENQGLVDIDLDGMLLESRLIQTENGFQSEGFTLASEPLPQTALPVGETKFLDLEIEIPPGVHPGAYHLSALLNPQQTIPEYSIDNNYARDDDSLITLPQGSLSITVIGNGDVAITPDRNQYAIGDTIILTALPHPKHRLKSATGPTIERQNLYAATIEAQTSVTFEFEEALYTISITGSPHGTIEVDPLKETYLEGEYVTVKATPHPNHTFIRWRTGLDSPEQEQTFAIRSNIELSALFGQSYAQWTQTSFTEEQRADESTIATSADPDHDNINNLWEYLTGQDPNSTSLIKPIEWSLSEETLTINFRYSILASDYTVQLQTTEDGKAWIKPTGAIIFSDLSATEVVGQLSIPISEHDHLLVRLAATPEELNEP